The genomic segment ctatgatttggttTACTGTCTGCTGTGTTTATCATGATTAGATTATACTTACCCATAGacactggttctcaacttgtgggtcctcagatgttttggccttcaactctcagaaatcctaacagctggtaaactggccggcatttctgggagttgtaggccaaaacacctggggacccacagattgagaaccactgccacagATAATAAGTCTCTGTTCTCCTATACTTCTGAATCTTTGATGGTAGGTTCTTTTTCGCAACTTCAGCAAAACCAGATGTTCTTCAGTATGAGGACCTGGCTATAGTTACTCACATTTTGATAACTGTAGCTTTGAGGGCACTTCATAAGTGTAGTGTGATGGtaaacagggacacactcctatTTTTACTTAGTTATAGTGGTTAGCTTTATGTTTCTTAACCCTGTTCAGATTGTGGCCTGGGTGCATTAGCAGCATCTATTTCACTCTCTTCTCTAATCCCTCCAAGTAATCAGAAAGTAGGGGTGCTGTTAAGAAAAACCATGGCTCTGAACATgcttaaaataaatgttattccTAGTTGATGTATAATGGAACTAAACCCTGGCTTAGAAACTGTCAGAAAATCTGGAATTCACATGGGAGATGGTGTCCtggaaaacttttaaaatttaattttgtattaatagtaaataataaataattcataATAGTAAATCAAgggaaaaaaccaaaataaaacatacaagtgaattttagatatataaaactaaaaaaaaactacaCAACTCCATTCTGTTCATTCTTGAACCCTATGGTTAACAAATGCCCCAATTGATGTTATGAAAAAGTAATTAACAAGTCCCAATTATCTTAAAGTTAGATAAAGTTTTCTCTTTCACAAACATAGTCAGTTTGACCATCTTTACCAAATCACAAATCTTCATCAGTCATGATCAGAGAGTATATTTATTTTGCCTCAATCACTTGAGCCTGTATTATCTTCATCTTTGCCTTCCTTATCTGCGTAGTTGATCTTCCTTGTCTTCTATTTCCTACTGATATGTTTCATACCTGTCTCCATATTTCTTTGAGAATTCTTTCAACTTTTGTATTGTCTCTGAGTCTCTTTTGATCAAATCTGAGAGAGACTCCCTTCAGTTTCTCCCATCTGAATTTTAATCCTTTGTCTTCAACATTTGTGTGAAGAAGGTATGAACTTTCTCTTCAGAATTCTAAAAAGTAAATCTTTGAGTAGAATAATCGGTTAAATGTTTTCAACTAGTTCAGGCCAAatctgggattttaaaaagttaaccACCACTTCTCAGGGCATGTTTCTCTGTCTTGCCACATAAAAACCCTGCTGATGAATCTTTCCCATCTCTCAAGTGGAAGTTGGGAAGTTCCAAAATATCAGCCAGGGATTCTTTCATTTTAGCACAAATATAGAACAGAATAACTTCCTTGTCACTGCACATTattcaacaaaattaaatgctttccctaaTACacgtcataaaaacaacacatccatCCTTGCCTGTTCTGGTAGGCCCCCAATTTTCTCCCTCAACTTAAGGTCTCGAGTGCCAGTGCATCCAAAACTTCCTCCTTGTTGTGCTTTAGTTTCTCTGTGGTCTCCCTGACACCTGAGATTTGCATTTCAGTTCCTCTGGTATCTACTGTACCTGAGTTGGCTCCCCTGTCAACTTTTCCAAGGAATTACATATATCTTTCATATCAGCAGAGGAAACCTTTCTTCATAGTCCTCATTTCATCAAGAAATTTGACTAATCCAGATGGATTAGATTAGTCTACAGATGTTCTTCTAGCTTTTTTATTTACTTTgccttaaaataatataaactttTAGTATATTTCAAAATAAGCAGTAATCTAATAATTCTTTGACAGTTGCCAGttgatttttaaataattggAAATTTCTTGTATACACACAGATTCTTTCTAATTCCCATCTCCTCTCTTAGTCTCAGATAGTCATTTCCTGTTAAGCCTTCCTTATGGAATCTTTTCTTTGTTGTGGCTGTGTCTAAGATAAACAGTTTTTAACTCTTTGTTCACCACATATACTGTTGCTAGTAGTCATCCAGCCTTTTAAACTTTAATAGCCTTTAATGGTCTTTAATACAGCTCTTAAGTATCACTATGCAAAAAGCTCCATGAGGGAGTTTTCTTTCAGAACCGCAGTTGTAGTTTTGGCTAATTTACATCCCCTTTACGCTCCAAACAGTAACTTTACTCAGATCTCTGAGAAGCAGAAGAAAGCTCTGAAAGAGGGCTAATTGTCCATCAGATAGAAACTTGTCACAAGCTTACCAAGGAAACAGACTACATGATGCCATATTTCCAGAGAAGGCTGATATCCTGCCAATTTGGGTTTCACCGATACTTTAATTTAAGTGGCTGAAATGAAAGATGCTTTACCTTCTTTATCTATACCAAACTCTGTCATTCTATCTTGATAGTGTTGGTTGCCAGCTGCCCTATTTATACAGTGTTAAATATAATTGCATAGCAGCCTTAGTTTTTAAACAAGCTTAATTTGCATCAAGATTTTAAAGTTATGCAGTTGCCTTCATTTTAAATTGTACAGTCATTTGTCGTATCGGGCATTGCTACAGAAGAAGCACTTAGACTTCTGTTGTAACTTCGCATCCATttacaaaatgaaagaaatagaaaaaccCTAAAACCAATacctaataaaatacaaataataaaatacataattaaaattcaTAGCTAATTCATGCAGCATCTTCAAATATGTTGGACGACAAGGAGGTTTTCCTAAAGAGAGATGCCTCTTTGGGAATAACTTTTTAAGCACAACCGCAATACTGAAAAGtacagaacattttttctttttaatccatGCAGTACCATCTTGTCGTCCAGATTTTCTTGTTGTCATTGGGGAGCCATTTGCAAATATATCTCAGATAACAACTTCTCAGGACACTAGTATGATTACCCCACCTCCTAAAGGTAACCACAAAAGAGTTTGTGCTTTATCTTAGATATTAATTTGAAAAGCTCTACCAATTCAAATTCCAAAGGAAAGAGGTATCATTGTAGTTTACACTTTTGACTCTTCCATACAAAGTGCCTCTCGGGTTGCAGGAAATGTCAGTTGGCATAAATTGCTCCCTGCTCCTCCAAAACTACTCAGTACTCAGTTGGATGCAGAAGTCGTGTGCTACTTTGACTTGCTAGCAGAgaagtattgtttttaaatgtttacacAAAAAGAAAGATCAGAGCTAAAAGAGCAGGAGCTCTGCAGGTATCTTTGGATTGGGGAAGAAGTGACAGGAAACATTGCAGTACCACAGGCAAACTATtttcaaaccttgattttattttttgcattgaGCCCTATGGGAAGTATTCCATCCATGATcagaatggaaaaaaaaacattcatagTGATTTCAGTCTAGTTTTGTCAAGGATTTGTTTTGAATGGTTCTTCTTGTGCTGACCAGTTTAGTTTCAGACAAGGACTATCTTCTGATCACAGAAGGCTCTGAAAATGCTTGTGAACAGTTTTCAACATACTCTTGCTGAGAGTTGATTAGTTGTTTTGCCACTGTCTTTTCTGCCTGAGCATTTGTTTATTCTCCTGTTTCACTTACAATTTCCTTCTCGTTCCTTTTGTATGCATGGCCACCACCAGCCGTTGGATGCAGGGTCACCAGCATCACCCGAGCTCTTGGAATCAGTAAGACCTTCCTTCCTGGCTGGGGGCTTGGGCTTCTTTTTTCCCATTTCGGTGGCTGCAAATGCATAGACTATGCCTACCTGGACTAGATTCATTGGGAAGCTActgctttcccttcttttcctcacATGTGCAGCATGTTGGGGAAATGAGACAGGGCAGGCTCAACCATCAACAGTTTAATACGTGTACCGAGAGATTGATACTTATGGTTATTCTTGCCATATGGCTTTAGGGACCAATAAAACAGTAGTATAGAACATGATTTTTTGCATCCATAATGTTTTTAATGGCTctgatttctattttaataaTTAAAGAACAATATTGACTTGATATTTCAAGTAATGCTAGCAATAATACCTTTTAAAATACTCTTTTCAAGCATGAAAAGAGACAGGGTGAAAGCTGATACCCCTTCAAGAAGCAGCTCTCTTTTTCATCTTTCTATACTTTGGCTTCTGCACACAAGCATGAGTGTCTTGGCTGGGTTGGAACACTGCATCATTAATCTCCATTTCTTATTCCCTTAGTTTGAGATCCTATACCCAATGCTTTCTTGCCTCTCCCTTTCTCCCATAGAAGACCTCCCAGCTGCTGAAGAGCTGACCCTGCCCCAGCTCTGTGGACTTTAGGGTGACAGTCTGCCAACAGCAGTAGCTGACATATATATCACATTCGTTTCAGTTTGCCCTCTGGAATAACACAAGGCAATTGGGCAGTGGTGGGTTTTCCTTTAACATGTGttttcttgtctttctcaacCTCAAATCAATACAGCAGCAAAAAAGGCACACTGTGGATCTGCAGAAGAATTTAGGAACCTCTAGTAGCTGCAAAATTGAACCACAGGCTGCACGTGAGTGTGTACTATGTGTCTGTGAAACCCAGAGAAAAGCCCAGTCTTTTCATCCCTCAGATAGGCTACCATCCCAGATGTAATATGTAGTGCAACAAGGACATGGTTTACATACTTTGAAGGTGTTCGGTTGGTGTGCATAGAAAGACTACATGGTAAAGCTTGAAAGATGAAACAGGCTAGAAAGCAGAAATCAActtgagcaatggttctcaacctgtaggttcccaggtgttttggcctacaactcccagaaatcccagtcagtttaccagctgttaggatttctgggagtttatttattatttatttatttccaatatttctaccccgcccttctccccgaggggactcagggcggcttacacaactggtaggatcactaccagtacatcataatacaataaaataagaataaaacagttaaaataattaaataacataataaaatacaatatataaaaatttaaaacaatgaaacaccaaatatatataccaatcatccatcagaccttgtgcaaaagccttaatccgatccatgtcaatgctaactgagttcattcattaaacgcttgcgcgcatagccaggtcttcagcttcttcctgaaccccaaaagggatggagcctgccggatgtcactggggagggagttccacagccgaggggccgccaccgagaaggccctgactctctggagttgaaggccaaaacatttggggacccacaggttgagaaccactgaacttgaGGCCCCAGGGAAGAACCCTCTTTGGGGAGTTTCTTCCAATTAGCATAGACATTACTAGGCTGCTTTAGCAAAAGGCATCTTCGTCATTTTGGGACTTTTCCAGGCACCCACTCTGCCATTATAAGAATATAACACTTTCCATTACATACATTAAGATCAAAACATGGCAGTGCTTTGAAGCATAGGAAGCTCACTGGCAAAAAAGCTAAGCCCATGGCTAAAACAAAGGTAACATAGCTGGGCTTTGTCTATGCACATAATACGCAAAGAAATACTTTGTTTCTTCATTTCTAAACTTCTAGAGCTGGAAGGAGCCCcgtgggccattgagtccaacctcgtCCTCATGACAAGATCTTCAGCTAGAGCAGggggtcaaactcattttcattgagggccacataagccttatggttgccttcaaagggccattgcaTCCATGGATGGAGATGGATAAGAGGatcaactataatttttttacatagtgattGATACGCttcagtttttacccagtttgaatTACTAGACATTACTGAACAGCAACTGTCATCACTTTTGCTTAGCCACCATGTGGAATTATAACTCAACAGCACTTGTGACTCTGAGGTTAGGAAATGGTTAAAGGACATTTCAAAGAAATCTGTTCTTTTTTCATTACAACAGTCTCACTAGCTATCAGTCTGTTTCTGGCCATGATCCAACATGGCAGTTGTAAAGCTCTATATGACGGGGTCCAGGTTCTTTGAACAACTGGATATATCAATTTGAAAAGTACATTGTCCTGTCATTATCAGTCACATTTAGCATGAGAATAGTCTCTTGACGATTATTCTCATATGCGAGAGTTCCTCCTGTATTTCTGTATTATTTGTCCTCCTTAAATTCATAATTTGCATTCTAATTTGTACATCAGCTGTGCAAAGTGAAGCATGATAATAGTTCAAAGCCTGGCACAACCACACTGACTGATCTCTTAGTTTCTCTGTTCTGGATAGAAGACTAATGCGTGTTTCTCTTTCTAGGCCGGAAAATGAAGCCCTTGTTACCGCGTGTCAATTCCTACTTGGTTCCAATCCATTTCCCAGTCGGTCAGTCCCTCATATTTCCACCTTCTTCAAAGGTGCCTATTGCTCATAGTGCCGCTGAGATTGTGAAGAATACTAAACAGGTGCACATTGTTCCAAAGGTCAGTCCTTGTAGCAAACTCATAAGCATATTGTGGGCTATTCTTATCACCACTGAAATGCTTTAAGACACATAAGACTTACCACTTCAGTAGGTATAGAACTGTAGGCTCAAAGCCAGGATATAGTGGGTCATAAGTACTAGAAAAGACTGAGAGAACAAAATTATATTTGTTGGGCACTTTCCCTAACCCAGATAAAACTCTTATCTTCAATCAATaggtgaggggttttttttcctgtccaGCACTTAGAGTAGGAACCTGCCCTCTCTTTCCCTAAGATTTGGGATTGATTAACTGGTCAAACCCAAAGAATGCTTAACAATGGCTCTTGATGTCAGCTTGgccatggaatatgctgcctcagagcgtGGCGGAATTTCCTTCTTTAGAGGTttccaagcagaggctggatggccatttgtcaggagtactttgcaTTTTCCTGTATGGAAGGGGAtttgactagatggctcttgtgatctctttcaactctttcaATTCAACTCTTATTCAACAGATTATTTTAGattttattccaaaatctgggagaCTAATGAAATAATTGCAAACAAGGGTCCAGAACTTTTTACTCATTGTTTATGGCCCAAACACACCAAAACACAGGGCAGgagaaatattttatatattttaatatttctctgGTTATTtcctataataattttaataacattACTTTGTTCTGAACCATACTGGCACTTTGTCGCTTCTGTGTTCCTCCTGCAGGTGCCACCATCCATGGAAGAGCTGACCCCATTCTCATCTGCAAACTTCATAAAAGAGGAAATTTGCCCATTTGCCTCTGATCATCCCACAAAAGAGAATTCCCTTAAGCCCATGGCTATTAAAGAAGAGAATGACACATTTTGTTCTCAGGAATGGGTCTTCCTACCAGCAATATCCGTAAAAGATGAACCAACACAACCTACTGAAAAACTGAACGTATGCCTTTCAGTACCACCTGAAGAGGAGGCGAGACAGTTCACAGCTCTCAAGTTACCACCCCAGAACATGTTGGACATGATGCCAATAAAGAGACGAGAGAGGCATAAAATTAACAAATCCAGGAGAAAGCAGCACTTATCCCTGCCTTGCTCAGAGGAACCAGGGATTCTTTTGCCATCCAGTGGCAGTTCAGATTCATTCACACATGACTTTCCACTTGGGCAAGGAAACGTGTCTCAGCTTGGTTGCTTTCAAGGGGAAGATGGATCTTGTAAAACTCCAATAAAAGAGATGTTCAACAAACAACCAGCTTCTTCCACCCCTAGTAAAACTCCTGTAGCCACTTCACCATTCCTAGCACTTACTGACCCCTGGAGACCAGGACCCTTTGTCAAAGAATCTGGTGATCTGGATTTATGTCCTGTGAGAACCCTCCCAGCCCCTTTGCTGTCCCTCCAGGAGAACGCAGACCTTTTGGGATTGAGCAGCACACCCTCAAGACAATTCCTCTGTGATTCTCCACAACTGCCCCTTCTCAATGCAGAATCCAGCGCGATGGTCTCTGGACCCTTGACAAGTTCTCCTGCACTCAGCAAAACGTCATCCCCAGAGCTTCAAACCTCTGTTGTTTCAGAAAACCATTCACTCTTGGAAGGCCTAGTCCTGGACACAATGAATGACAGTCTGAGCAAAATCCTACTTGATGTCAGTTTTCCTGGCCTGGAGGATGACAGCCTTGGTACTGAACTCAACTGGTCACATCTAATTTCTGAGCTGAAATGACCAATGCTGACTCAGAACTGCTcattgcaacccccccccccccccgcccaaaaaaaacaacacctATGCACAGGCAGTCTTTTTTTAACTTGAGCCCTATATTGTGTACATATTTTTATAAAGCTAAATTGGCCCGGATGTTGCCTAACATTCCAGTGGGTATTGCTATTGCGTATTCTGAAGCCAACACACTGATATGAACAATCAAGGAAACCAAAATCAGTTTTTTATGAAACACTGTAGAGAAAGGTCTAGTTTCTGTATATGGGCCTAGCTGTTTCTGAATAGCATCCTGTAGATTTCCGTCAATATGTGTATATGctaaatgtaattttataatGATAAAAAGTATGAACACATGCGGGGGACTTAAGCTTTTGTATTTTCAAGAATACAAAAGAGGAAATTTTAACAGGTTCACTCTGGAACTAGAAGGTGAAGAACAATAAGAGTTCATTCTATTACACAAATAATAAGTACAGGAACTCTGACACCTTTGGTAGCTTTTAACAGTTTACAATAAATAACTATATTCTAAATATTTAGGGTCCACGCGTTCTTCCAGGTCTTGTTTTTGTGCCCTTTTTTCCTCATGGATGGTACTTAACAATTCCTATTACTCTGCTAGGATTAATATCCTCTTCCCCCACACCATTCAGAAGCAAAAACTGTATTTTATGTAATATAACAAGAGAAATGCAACAGACTATGATTGGGAAAAACGAGAAGAAGAGTTAGAGATTTCaattggaaaaaaatgctttTAGCCAAATTAGGATCTTGCAGATCTAACAGTTATCTACCtatataatcgagtataagccaagttttcagcccgtttttagggctgaaaaagccccactgagggtcctggccagcttatatttgggtcagcttatactcaggtatataggtaatcagagttgggcagtcttatcttaaattacagttttatgtaaatactagctgtgcccggccacgcgttgctgtggcgaagtatggtggtaagggaaataaagtattgaggaattggtggtagttaaggtaaagggtaaaggttttctcctgacattaagtccagttgtgtccgactgcacactgaagtggattatatggcagtgtggagtcaagataatccagatcaaagcagataatataagattataaatgagttatatagctgtgtggaagggggccttgagtctacactgccatataatccagttcaaatcagataatctgtattttataggcagtggggaagaggcctaagtgaggcctaactctgcctgtcccctgggctgcatgggttgctaggagaccaagtgggcggagcttagccttttaactggcagcaattggataaaaacaattattcctctccctctaattaggactttatttttcttttctttttgttgtatgaatgtggatgaggggttgtgctgccaagtttagtgtttctgggatgtgtgattttattgttttgtcctaggctgaaatttcattacccttttatatctatactagctgtgcccggcgacgcgttgctgtggcgaagtatggtggtatgggaaataaagtattgaggtattggtggtagttaaggtaaagggtaaaggttttcccctg from the Anolis carolinensis isolate JA03-04 chromosome 5, rAnoCar3.1.pri, whole genome shotgun sequence genome contains:
- the foxm1 gene encoding forkhead box protein M1 isoform X1 — translated: MKSSPHRPLILKRRKLSLTPPDSSSTQVRVEPSRESPEQERARSNECNSNRPETVPQSVLTGIKIIDHPTMSNTQVVSVPASADIQSILEALMTRGKESGDNGPKKFILIGGESHNARTDSGTFQTEDQHIIATRGAQKEHKCSGQSSGTVEESLSEDGQEQDGNGSRETTSSSLNNSLTNIQWLGKMSSSELSPCSMKKGMEKENQTPEHKTIKVEESSAAPSSASSGQESFIERPPYSYMAMIQFAINSTEKKRMMLKDIYTWIENHFPYFKHVAKPGWKNSIRHNLSLHDMFVRETSANGKISFWTIHPEANRYLTLDQVFKPLDAGSPASPELLESQQKRHTVDLQKNLGTSSSCKIEPQAARRKMKPLLPRVNSYLVPIHFPVGQSLIFPPSSKVPIAHSAAEIVKNTKQVHIVPKVPPSMEELTPFSSANFIKEEICPFASDHPTKENSLKPMAIKEENDTFCSQEWVFLPAISVKDEPTQPTEKLNVCLSVPPEEEARQFTALKLPPQNMLDMMPIKRRERHKINKSRRKQHLSLPCSEEPGILLPSSGSSDSFTHDFPLGQGNVSQLGCFQGEDGSCKTPIKEMFNKQPASSTPSKTPVATSPFLALTDPWRPGPFVKESGDLDLCPVRTLPAPLLSLQENADLLGLSSTPSRQFLCDSPQLPLLNAESSAMVSGPLTSSPALSKTSSPELQTSVVSENHSLLEGLVLDTMNDSLSKILLDVSFPGLEDDSLGTELNWSHLISELK
- the foxm1 gene encoding forkhead box protein M1 isoform X3 — its product is MSSSELSPCSMKKGMEKENQTPEHKTIKVEESSAAPSSASSGQESFIERPPYSYMAMIQFAINSTEKKRMMLKDIYTWIENHFPYFKHVAKPGWKNSIRHNLSLHDMFVRETSANGKISFWTIHPEANRYLTLDQVFKPLDAGSPASPELLESQQKRHTVDLQKNLGTSSSCKIEPQAARRKMKPLLPRVNSYLVPIHFPVGQSLIFPPSSKVPIAHSAAEIVKNTKQVHIVPKVPPSMEELTPFSSANFIKEEICPFASDHPTKENSLKPMAIKEENDTFCSQEWVFLPAISVKDEPTQPTEKLNVCLSVPPEEEARQFTALKLPPQNMLDMMPIKRRERHKINKSRRKQHLSLPCSEEPGILLPSSGSSDSFTHDFPLGQGNVSQLGCFQGEDGSCKTPIKEMFNKQPASSTPSKTPVATSPFLALTDPWRPGPFVKESGDLDLCPVRTLPAPLLSLQENADLLGLSSTPSRQFLCDSPQLPLLNAESSAMVSGPLTSSPALSKTSSPELQTSVVSENHSLLEGLVLDTMNDSLSKILLDVSFPGLEDDSLGTELNWSHLISELK
- the foxm1 gene encoding forkhead box protein M1 isoform X2; translation: MKSSPHRPLILKRRKLSLTPPDSSSTQVRVEPSRESPEQERARSNECNSNRPETVPQSVLTGIKIIDHPTMSNTQVVSVPASADIQSILEALMTRGKESGDNGPKKFILIGGESHNARTDSGTFQTEDQHIIATRGAQKEHKCSGQSSGTVEESLSEDGQEQDGNGSRETTSSSLNNSLTNIQWLGKMSSSELSPCSMKKGMEKENQTPEHKTIKVEESSAAPSSASSGQESFIERPPYSYMAMIQFAINSTEKKRMMLKDIYTWIENHFPYFKHVAKPGWKNSIRHNLSLHDMFVRETSANGKISFWTIHPEANRYLTLDQVFKQQKRHTVDLQKNLGTSSSCKIEPQAARRKMKPLLPRVNSYLVPIHFPVGQSLIFPPSSKVPIAHSAAEIVKNTKQVHIVPKVPPSMEELTPFSSANFIKEEICPFASDHPTKENSLKPMAIKEENDTFCSQEWVFLPAISVKDEPTQPTEKLNVCLSVPPEEEARQFTALKLPPQNMLDMMPIKRRERHKINKSRRKQHLSLPCSEEPGILLPSSGSSDSFTHDFPLGQGNVSQLGCFQGEDGSCKTPIKEMFNKQPASSTPSKTPVATSPFLALTDPWRPGPFVKESGDLDLCPVRTLPAPLLSLQENADLLGLSSTPSRQFLCDSPQLPLLNAESSAMVSGPLTSSPALSKTSSPELQTSVVSENHSLLEGLVLDTMNDSLSKILLDVSFPGLEDDSLGTELNWSHLISELK